One part of the Aurantibacillus circumpalustris genome encodes these proteins:
- a CDS encoding CoA-binding protein has translation MNKPTAIIGASSKQERYAYIATQRLKSHGHTVYPIGIHEGKIEDEPILINKPQLKDIHTVTLYVGSQNQAAWEDYIFSLNPKRIIFNPGTENPDFEKRAKEKGIESIEACTLVLLSIDQY, from the coding sequence ATGAACAAACCAACAGCAATAATAGGCGCGTCTTCAAAGCAGGAACGTTATGCCTACATAGCAACTCAGCGATTGAAAAGCCATGGGCATACCGTTTATCCTATAGGTATTCACGAAGGTAAAATTGAAGATGAACCAATTTTAATTAATAAACCTCAACTAAAAGATATTCATACAGTTACACTTTATGTCGGATCTCAAAATCAAGCTGCTTGGGAGGATTATATCTTCAGTTTAAATCCAAAACGAATTATTTTTAATCCAGGTACAGAGAATCCAGACTTTGAAAAAAGAGCAAAGGAAAAAGGCATCGAATCTATTGAAGCATGCACTTTAGTTTTGTTAAGTATAGATCAATACTAA
- a CDS encoding MFS transporter has translation MNKTLSGAPLNKIIIVAALGYFVDIYDLVLFSVERKDSLTEILGSAATNENLKNIGMNLLNWQMGGMLLGGLFWGILGDKKGRLSVLFGSILMYSLANIANGFVTTIGWYAALRFISGFGLAGELGAGITLVSETMSKEKRGIGTMIVATVGVFGAVVAGFMGDVITDWRWSFFIGGGMGLILLVLRVGIFESGMFESLRKSEISRGNFLNLFSNRNRAGQYLSIIMIAVPVWYVMGILITFAPEIFVSMGITHFKPDAGKSIMYAYLGITLGDVASGVISQLLKSRKKALAIFMILTAISVFSYFKYAIISEVYYYVIVSLIGFATGYWAVFMSTAAELFGTNIRATATTTAPNFVRGSVIFLSFLFRYFENILDKQDGKPNSQMAAIIVGIIVTILATLAWLNLKETFHKDLNYTE, from the coding sequence ATGAATAAAACTCTTTCAGGGGCTCCTCTGAATAAAATTATTATTGTAGCTGCACTAGGTTACTTTGTCGATATCTATGATCTTGTACTTTTTAGCGTTGAGCGAAAAGATAGTCTAACGGAAATTTTAGGCTCAGCTGCAACCAACGAAAATCTCAAAAATATTGGCATGAATCTTCTCAATTGGCAAATGGGGGGGATGTTGCTTGGTGGTTTATTTTGGGGAATACTAGGGGATAAAAAAGGGCGACTTTCAGTGTTGTTTGGGTCAATTTTAATGTATTCATTAGCCAACATCGCAAACGGATTTGTAACGACTATTGGTTGGTATGCTGCATTAAGATTTATTTCAGGTTTTGGATTAGCTGGTGAATTAGGTGCAGGAATCACACTTGTAAGTGAAACAATGAGTAAGGAAAAACGCGGAATTGGAACAATGATAGTAGCAACCGTTGGTGTATTTGGTGCAGTTGTTGCAGGTTTTATGGGAGACGTTATTACCGATTGGCGTTGGAGTTTTTTTATTGGTGGTGGCATGGGTCTTATTTTATTAGTATTAAGAGTTGGCATTTTTGAGTCTGGGATGTTTGAATCTCTTCGTAAAAGTGAAATTAGTAGAGGCAATTTTTTGAACCTTTTTAGTAATAGAAATAGGGCAGGGCAGTACCTCAGTATAATTATGATAGCAGTGCCCGTTTGGTACGTGATGGGTATTCTTATCACCTTTGCTCCTGAAATATTTGTATCCATGGGAATTACGCATTTTAAACCTGATGCAGGTAAATCTATCATGTATGCTTATTTAGGAATTACACTCGGCGATGTAGCGAGTGGCGTTATCAGTCAACTCTTAAAAAGTCGGAAAAAGGCATTGGCTATTTTCATGATCCTAACAGCAATATCCGTGTTTAGCTATTTTAAATATGCCATTATTTCAGAAGTATATTACTATGTCATCGTTTCTCTTATTGGTTTTGCTACAGGGTATTGGGCAGTATTTATGAGTACAGCAGCTGAATTATTTGGTACTAACATCAGAGCAACCGCCACCACAACCGCTCCTAATTTCGTTAGAGGCTCCGTTATATTTTTGAGCTTTTTATTTCGTTATTTCGAAAACATACTCGATAAGCAAGATGGTAAACCAAATTCGCAAATGGCTGCAATTATAGTTGGTATAATAGTTACAATATTAGCTACATTAGCTTGGCTTAACTTAAAAGAAACGTTCCATAAAGATCTTAACTATACTGAATAA
- a CDS encoding S8 family serine peptidase, which produces MNKKNTSFLIAFLFLFSGLNLFGQFKYWVTFTDKIGTPFTLSNPSTFLTQKSIDRRTTYNIPLDATDLPVNPTYISQIESVPNVTVLYASKWLNGVVVSVPSRSQAVTALTTIRTFSFVLDTNKVKRYHINNNDPVEINPKSEFPVARSSSNTSSAYSYGGSYWQTEQLNLIPLHESGYRGQGMTIAVLDAGFTTVDTYHVFDSLRNRGGILGTRNFVDGGTNVYSGSNHGTMVLSCIAGNKPGRILGSAPLANFWLFRTEEAAGETISEEYNWIRGAEFADSVGVDILTTSLGYTDFDDHNMDHTYATLTGRKAPMSIAANMAARKGLFVLNAAGNEGAAAFHYISIPGDADSICTVGAVDSLDRVAAFSSVGPTFDGRIKPDLVARGVGSWVSDGNYDGFPGNGTSFATPILAGAVACFWQAHKDYNNIKVLETLKKEANNHCVPNNSRGWGLPKMAPYKFELKSSAFLNCKHDHSGILIKFTAASTIAVSDSAYTKADGTYSVGLSKGKYKISFAKNNYYDVDKSDTLSILIDCSPNSVSTLSLLPLPTAPLKFELKSSALLNAKIDHSGILVKFTSLSSLAQSDSTYTDFNGTYSITLNKGLYKISFSKKYYNDLNNNDTLALLTDCSSTSINSVTLVPLPSAPKVDFDFTGFADPTDLQMTIRLTDAGYEFITIEIADLMGHTLSKLDYNPYNLMMTYDISSLADAIYIIKVQTNKGTKVKKILKL; this is translated from the coding sequence ATGAATAAAAAAAACACTTCATTTTTAATTGCATTCCTTTTCCTTTTTTCGGGTTTAAACCTTTTTGGTCAATTCAAGTATTGGGTGACATTTACCGACAAAATTGGTACGCCTTTTACATTATCAAATCCGTCTACCTTTCTTACTCAAAAATCTATCGACCGAAGAACGACCTATAATATACCTCTTGATGCAACTGATTTACCGGTTAACCCAACATATATCAGTCAAATTGAAAGCGTTCCCAATGTAACGGTTTTGTATGCTTCCAAATGGCTAAACGGTGTTGTTGTTTCTGTTCCAAGCAGATCGCAAGCGGTTACTGCTTTAACCACAATTAGAACGTTTAGTTTTGTGCTAGATACCAATAAAGTTAAAAGGTATCATATAAATAATAACGATCCTGTAGAAATTAATCCAAAGTCAGAATTTCCAGTTGCACGTTCTTCAAGTAATACTTCAAGTGCTTATAGTTACGGTGGTTCTTATTGGCAAACAGAACAGTTAAATCTAATACCTCTTCACGAAAGTGGTTATCGAGGGCAGGGTATGACGATTGCGGTTCTTGATGCTGGATTTACTACTGTTGATACATATCACGTATTTGATAGTTTAAGAAATAGAGGAGGTATTCTTGGAACCCGAAATTTTGTTGATGGCGGAACTAATGTTTATTCGGGTAGTAACCATGGAACAATGGTACTCTCTTGTATTGCCGGCAATAAACCTGGCAGAATTCTAGGATCCGCGCCACTTGCTAATTTTTGGTTATTTCGAACAGAAGAAGCAGCGGGAGAAACCATCAGTGAAGAATACAATTGGATACGCGGAGCTGAATTTGCAGATAGTGTTGGGGTAGATATTCTTACCACTTCTCTAGGATATACAGATTTTGATGATCATAACATGGATCACACCTATGCGACACTTACAGGAAGAAAAGCGCCTATGAGCATCGCCGCAAATATGGCAGCTCGTAAAGGGCTGTTCGTTTTAAACGCTGCTGGCAACGAAGGGGCAGCTGCATTTCATTACATCAGTATTCCAGGCGACGCCGATAGCATCTGTACGGTGGGAGCTGTCGATAGTTTAGATCGTGTGGCGGCTTTTAGCTCTGTTGGTCCTACATTTGACGGACGCATTAAACCAGACTTAGTGGCAAGGGGAGTAGGCTCATGGGTGAGCGATGGAAATTATGACGGATTTCCCGGCAACGGCACCTCATTTGCTACGCCTATTTTAGCTGGCGCTGTGGCTTGTTTCTGGCAAGCTCATAAAGATTATAATAACATCAAGGTTTTAGAGACACTCAAAAAAGAAGCAAATAATCACTGCGTGCCAAATAACTCTCGCGGTTGGGGTTTGCCTAAAATGGCACCTTATAAATTCGAATTAAAATCTTCAGCATTTCTCAATTGTAAACATGATCATTCTGGTATTCTCATAAAATTTACAGCTGCGTCAACCATAGCTGTGTCCGATTCGGCTTATACAAAGGCCGATGGTACCTATTCAGTTGGACTTAGCAAGGGTAAGTATAAAATTTCCTTCGCAAAAAACAATTATTACGACGTAGATAAAAGTGATACGCTTTCAATACTTATCGATTGTTCACCAAATTCAGTGAGTACTTTATCATTATTGCCATTACCCACAGCACCGTTGAAATTTGAACTAAAATCCTCCGCATTGTTAAATGCCAAAATTGATCATTCTGGCATTCTTGTAAAATTTACAAGCCTATCAAGTCTTGCGCAAAGCGATTCAACCTACACCGACTTTAACGGAACATATTCTATTACACTCAATAAAGGTTTGTATAAAATTTCATTTTCAAAAAAGTACTATAACGATTTAAATAATAACGACACGCTTGCACTCTTAACAGACTGTTCTTCCACTTCAATAAACTCCGTAACTCTGGTTCCGTTGCCCTCAGCACCAAAAGTGGATTTTGATTTTACTGGATTTGCCGATCCAACTGATTTGCAAATGACCATAAGATTAACAGATGCAGGTTACGAATTCATAACCATAGAAATCGCTGACCTTATGGGTCACACACTTTCAAAGCTCGATTATAACCCATATAACCTCATGATGACCTATGATATAAGCAGTCTGGCCGACGCCATCTACATAATAAAAGTGCAAACGAATAAAGGAACTAAAGTAAAAAAGATTCTCAAATTATAG
- a CDS encoding type II toxin-antitoxin system VapC family toxin, translating into MKVFLDANVLISVLNKEYPVFTYSSRVLSLTESTRFKLYTSPICLAIAFYFSEKKSGTLVARQKLNILSQKLNFTAVGPKSVESVVKNKKIHDLEDGLQYYSAIDSGCVCIVTEDQSDFYFSEIEVLTSRAFLENYIF; encoded by the coding sequence GTGAAAGTATTTCTAGACGCGAATGTTTTAATTTCTGTTTTAAACAAAGAATATCCAGTTTTTACTTATAGTTCAAGAGTACTCAGTTTAACCGAAAGCACTCGTTTTAAGTTATATACCTCGCCAATTTGCCTGGCGATAGCGTTTTATTTTTCCGAGAAAAAATCAGGAACTCTCGTAGCCCGACAAAAATTAAATATTCTTTCTCAAAAATTAAATTTTACTGCGGTAGGTCCAAAATCTGTTGAGTCAGTCGTGAAGAATAAGAAAATACATGACCTTGAAGACGGCTTACAATATTATTCTGCTATTGATAGCGGTTGTGTCTGTATTGTAACAGAAGATCAATCTGACTTCTACTTTTCAGAAATAGAAGTGTTAACAAGTCGAGCTTTTCTCGAAAATTATATTTTTTAA
- a CDS encoding DUF6364 family protein — protein sequence MDAKVTLSFNKVIIEKAKLYAETQNMSLSRMLELILDKITSKQYASIEDFPISDWVANIAEGKAEYTTPSKSRSKLKAQYHNRKK from the coding sequence ATGGATGCCAAAGTTACTTTATCGTTTAACAAGGTCATTATTGAAAAAGCCAAGCTATATGCCGAAACTCAAAACATGAGTCTTTCTCGCATGTTAGAGCTAATTCTCGATAAAATCACTTCTAAACAGTATGCTTCCATCGAAGATTTTCCAATTTCAGATTGGGTAGCAAATATTGCCGAAGGTAAAGCTGAGTATACAACTCCATCTAAAAGTCGGTCAAAGCTTAAAGCGCAGTACCATAATCGTAAAAAATAA
- a CDS encoding DUF1571 domain-containing protein, with translation MIFKINKFSFFLLVFFTLLRTGYSQKAELTCEEIITKSLKSIKELKGLKYHLKITERGKKGYNFYESVVKFSRNPRLIYLYIKGIEVLWVQGQNQGRALVKPNSFPYFNLNLDPMGNLMRQDQHHTLNEMGYDYFGNIIQNTIDKLEDKFDHVFSVDGEDRVNNRPCYKILIDNKDFKYIDYTIGEGESITSIARKFHIAEYMILEKNPKFRDYFDILKTGQQIKIPNWYAKTVIMYVDQLYFLPISIKVFDDKGLFEEYNYHFLQVNPKFDDKEFSKTYKDYGF, from the coding sequence ATGATTTTTAAAATAAACAAATTCTCCTTTTTTCTATTAGTTTTTTTTACACTTTTAAGAACTGGTTATTCTCAAAAAGCTGAGTTAACGTGCGAAGAAATAATTACAAAGAGTCTTAAATCAATAAAAGAACTTAAAGGGTTAAAATACCATCTTAAAATTACAGAACGGGGTAAAAAAGGATATAACTTTTATGAAAGCGTGGTTAAATTTAGCCGAAACCCGCGTCTCATTTATTTGTATATCAAAGGTATTGAGGTGCTTTGGGTGCAAGGACAAAATCAGGGTAGAGCGTTAGTAAAACCTAATTCATTTCCCTATTTCAATTTAAATTTGGACCCAATGGGAAATTTAATGCGACAAGATCAACATCATACGCTCAATGAAATGGGATATGATTATTTCGGCAACATCATTCAAAATACAATCGATAAACTAGAAGATAAATTTGATCACGTTTTTTCCGTTGATGGTGAAGATCGTGTCAATAATAGACCATGTTATAAGATTTTAATTGATAATAAGGATTTTAAATATATAGATTATACTATCGGTGAAGGTGAAAGTATAACCTCCATTGCCCGTAAATTTCATATTGCAGAGTATATGATTCTTGAAAAAAATCCGAAATTCAGAGACTATTTTGATATTCTTAAAACTGGACAACAAATTAAAATTCCGAATTGGTATGCCAAAACAGTAATAATGTATGTTGATCAACTTTATTTTTTACCCATCAGTATTAAGGTTTTTGATGATAAAGGTTTGTTCGAAGAATACAACTATCATTTTCTGCAGGTAAATCCAAAGTTTGACGATAAAGAGTTTTCAAAAACATACAAAGATTACGGATTCTAA
- a CDS encoding SPOR domain-containing protein, producing MSVQQSIIRGIKEQLFFNDYLVLPNFGGFVLKSRAAHISVSGGLLLPPSKTVSFNAQLKQNDGILSSWLQNALKCTAIEATAHLNDFSEFCSGILTAKRRLSIEGIGFFYLDFENNICFEPQQDSNFLSSSFGLGAVSIKELENKVVEPKKETVFVDRVKHTEEPTSPLLLLPKTKRSYGKMVTPLLIAILFVSVLGLLVNNFPVNGELRSSLFGSESKRSYVALSYPELKLQNNTVNASTYVADANGIANIELENSKKIAVNVFNNSNNSTDLNRLNSVKYTSVKSGKYEIVLGCFTVLQNAKRMIKKLSKQKVNAEVTGQNNKGMYVVSNGSYSTKDEAIERLQELKDRFPHAWIKSGE from the coding sequence ATGAGCGTTCAACAATCCATAATACGAGGTATTAAAGAGCAATTGTTCTTTAACGATTACCTTGTTTTGCCAAATTTTGGAGGGTTTGTACTTAAATCAAGGGCTGCTCACATTTCGGTTTCAGGTGGATTACTGCTCCCGCCATCAAAAACAGTAAGTTTTAATGCCCAGTTGAAGCAAAATGACGGTATTTTATCGAGCTGGTTGCAAAACGCACTAAAATGTACAGCAATTGAAGCTACAGCGCATTTAAATGATTTCTCAGAGTTTTGCTCAGGGATTTTGACTGCTAAAAGACGATTGTCTATTGAGGGAATTGGCTTTTTTTATCTCGATTTCGAAAATAATATTTGTTTTGAACCACAACAAGATTCAAATTTTCTTAGTTCAAGTTTTGGTTTAGGTGCAGTTTCAATTAAAGAACTTGAAAATAAGGTTGTTGAACCTAAAAAAGAAACTGTATTTGTAGACAGGGTAAAACATACCGAAGAACCCACTTCACCACTGTTGCTGTTGCCAAAAACTAAAAGAAGCTATGGAAAAATGGTAACTCCACTTTTAATAGCAATTTTATTTGTGAGTGTGTTGGGTTTACTTGTAAATAATTTTCCGGTTAACGGTGAACTGCGATCTTCTTTATTCGGTAGTGAATCAAAAAGAAGTTATGTTGCTCTTAGTTATCCTGAGCTTAAACTTCAAAACAATACAGTTAATGCATCGACTTATGTAGCTGATGCAAATGGTATTGCCAATATAGAGCTGGAAAACTCAAAGAAAATCGCTGTAAATGTGTTTAATAACAGTAATAATTCAACTGACTTAAACCGCTTAAATTCAGTTAAATACACAAGTGTAAAGTCGGGAAAATATGAAATAGTATTGGGTTGTTTTACAGTTTTGCAAAACGCAAAACGAATGATCAAAAAACTTTCAAAACAAAAAGTAAACGCAGAAGTAACTGGTCAAAATAATAAGGGAATGTACGTGGTGAGTAATGGCAGTTATTCTACAAAAGACGAAGCGATTGAAAGACTTCAAGAACTAAAGGATCGGTTTCCACATGCTTGGATAAAAAGCGGCGAATAA
- a CDS encoding CopD family protein: MDFSYIKALHIIFVVCWFAALFYIVRLFIYTAEAQKKDDIAKPILTEQLLIMQTKLWYIIGWPSLFGTYIFGFWMLWENPSYLEFSWMWLKLIAVGVLTVYHFGCQRILSQQKKGLFRLSSLKLRLLNELATVLLVAIVFLVVVKSTSGLFVGLLGLLGFAATLMIGVLIYKKSRKQDKIDELTKKIDSTSNGKRE, encoded by the coding sequence ATGGATTTTTCATACATAAAAGCACTTCACATTATTTTTGTAGTTTGTTGGTTTGCTGCACTTTTTTACATTGTTCGACTTTTTATCTACACAGCCGAAGCTCAAAAAAAAGACGATATCGCTAAACCAATTTTAACTGAGCAATTACTCATAATGCAAACCAAACTTTGGTACATTATAGGTTGGCCTTCTTTATTTGGAACATATATATTTGGATTTTGGATGCTTTGGGAAAACCCTTCGTATCTCGAATTTTCATGGATGTGGTTAAAACTAATTGCCGTTGGAGTATTAACTGTTTACCATTTTGGGTGTCAACGAATTTTATCACAACAAAAGAAAGGTCTCTTTAGACTTTCATCTCTTAAACTTAGATTATTAAACGAATTAGCGACTGTTTTGCTCGTAGCAATTGTATTTTTAGTGGTTGTTAAATCTACCTCAGGCCTTTTTGTAGGGCTCTTAGGCCTTTTAGGTTTCGCTGCAACATTAATGATTGGAGTTCTTATTTACAAGAAAAGTCGTAAGCAAGATAAAATAGATGAGTTAACAAAGAAAATAGATAGTACTTCTAATGGGAAAAGAGAATAA
- a CDS encoding acyl-CoA thioesterase: MKSKTPAQSATINTEVVLPNDTNHVGNLFGGKLMQWVDITAAIAAQRHCGRVVVTAAINHVSFDNPIKQNSIVTLDAKVSRAFTSSMEVFVDVFVENTTTGAKTKCNEAILTFVAIDQNGSPLPVPPIVPETESDKKRFDGALRRRQLSLVIAGRMKADDATELKALFS; this comes from the coding sequence ATGAAATCAAAAACACCCGCACAATCAGCAACCATTAATACAGAGGTTGTACTCCCAAACGATACGAACCATGTAGGAAATCTTTTTGGAGGAAAACTCATGCAATGGGTTGACATAACTGCTGCCATTGCTGCACAAAGGCATTGCGGTCGTGTTGTAGTGACAGCAGCCATAAATCACGTTTCTTTCGATAATCCAATAAAACAAAATAGTATAGTAACCTTAGATGCTAAAGTAAGTAGAGCATTTACTAGTAGTATGGAAGTGTTTGTGGATGTATTTGTTGAAAATACAACAACTGGTGCTAAAACAAAATGTAACGAAGCTATTCTTACTTTCGTTGCCATTGATCAAAATGGTTCTCCCCTGCCCGTTCCGCCTATTGTTCCTGAAACTGAAAGTGATAAAAAACGTTTTGATGGCGCCTTGCGCAGAAGACAATTATCTTTGGTTATAGCTGGTAGAATGAAAGCAGACGACGCAACGGAATTAAAAGCCTTATTTTCTTAA
- a CDS encoding phytanoyl-CoA dioxygenase family protein, which produces MIEIIRRLKLAYSVYNFFHRKELHHNEALYKKLGIRKKYYSPVSSKDFENLSAEVSHVSVDETKLKQTKLFKSVDSENQKSLLEFNDKGFSILKNYLSSETVYKINLNIENLLKDKKVKFGYGGKIMFAIHVSELLNSIGNNETLHELLSVLLNGNSVLFQSINFIKGSEQDTHSDSIHMTTYPLGGLLGVWIALEDVDDENGPLHYYPGSHKLPYYLNKDYKNEGNSFLIGNKSYSEYEKMIGKKIEELGLKKEIFKAKKGDLLIWHANLFHGGEKHKNPETTRKSMVLHYFKENCICYHEITQRPALIKDFD; this is translated from the coding sequence ATGATTGAGATAATAAGACGTTTAAAGTTAGCCTATTCGGTTTACAATTTTTTTCACAGAAAAGAACTGCATCATAACGAAGCACTCTATAAAAAACTGGGCATCCGTAAAAAATATTATTCACCTGTTTCAAGCAAAGATTTTGAGAATCTCTCGGCCGAAGTTAGTCACGTATCTGTTGATGAAACCAAATTAAAACAAACAAAACTCTTTAAATCAGTTGATAGTGAAAATCAAAAAAGTCTACTTGAATTTAATGATAAAGGATTTAGCATTTTAAAAAACTATTTATCTTCTGAAACAGTCTATAAAATAAATCTAAATATTGAAAATTTACTAAAAGATAAAAAGGTAAAGTTTGGTTATGGCGGCAAGATTATGTTTGCGATTCACGTGTCTGAACTTTTAAATTCTATCGGTAATAATGAAACGTTACATGAGTTGTTGTCTGTTTTGCTCAATGGTAATTCTGTTCTGTTTCAGAGTATTAATTTTATTAAAGGAAGCGAACAGGATACACATTCTGATTCCATTCACATGACCACTTATCCTCTTGGGGGATTATTGGGCGTTTGGATAGCACTGGAAGATGTTGATGATGAAAATGGACCATTGCATTACTATCCAGGCAGCCACAAACTTCCGTATTATCTGAATAAAGATTACAAGAACGAAGGAAATTCTTTTTTGATTGGTAACAAATCGTATTCAGAGTACGAAAAAATGATAGGGAAGAAAATCGAAGAGCTCGGACTGAAGAAAGAAATTTTCAAAGCAAAAAAAGGTGATTTATTAATTTGGCATGCTAATCTTTTTCATGGTGGTGAAAAGCACAAAAATCCAGAAACGACTAGAAAAAGCATGGTGTTACATTACTTTAAAGAAAATTGTATTTGTTACCACGAAATAACACAGCGTCCAGCTCTCATAAAAGATTTCGATTAA
- a CDS encoding OstA-like protein, which yields MFKRVIHTIIFFVLFLVASGQTSKKQIQVRNADNLTYDESKNSAKVLSGHVICEHEGALLYCDTAYIYSETNQMIARGNILITKGDSITVTGDRLLYDGKTRIATLERNVKCVEKDMTLTTNLLTFDVGASVANYYNGGTIVNKENTLVSKNGHYYSATKEATFHYDVVLTNPDYKMNSDTLKYKVPTRTSYFLGPSIILSKSDYIYCENGWYDTNKENAAFSKNAVLVTSQQKLRGDSLFYDRTLKYGRAFRNVTMVDTSQKSIIYGDYVEYRELKSEALVTKKAIYARILEEDTVFIAADTLYHRDIDSVNNFLNAFHHVKIFKKNLQAICDSATMNTQDSLMQLFNTPVLWSTNAQATSKIIKVDIGKNKIKGFHLEGKAFLIQQVDSLHNKDKYNQLAGKTIDGIITEDSIRRVIVSGSAEIMYYPKNESKLIGLNKTGCTEIYMWLKKGEMDRVAMKPKTEGNIDPVKDVDIENAKLKGFNWQYSKRPLSRFELHSKPKEGLKN from the coding sequence ATGTTTAAAAGGGTCATTCATACCATAATATTTTTCGTCTTGTTTTTGGTGGCTTCCGGTCAAACCAGTAAAAAACAGATACAAGTTCGAAATGCAGATAATCTCACTTACGACGAATCTAAAAACAGCGCCAAGGTTCTAAGTGGTCATGTTATTTGTGAACACGAAGGAGCCTTATTATACTGTGATACAGCATACATTTACTCGGAAACAAACCAAATGATAGCCCGTGGAAACATCTTAATTACCAAAGGAGATAGCATAACAGTTACAGGCGATCGACTCCTTTATGATGGTAAAACCAGAATTGCGACGCTCGAAAGAAATGTAAAATGCGTTGAAAAAGACATGACACTTACTACCAATCTTTTGACTTTTGATGTAGGTGCATCGGTTGCCAATTATTATAATGGCGGCACTATTGTAAACAAAGAAAACACTCTAGTGAGTAAAAACGGACACTATTATTCAGCCACAAAGGAAGCTACGTTTCATTACGATGTCGTGTTAACAAACCCTGATTATAAAATGAATTCCGACACTTTAAAATATAAAGTACCGACTAGGACTTCCTACTTTCTTGGACCAAGTATTATTCTCAGTAAATCAGACTACATCTATTGTGAAAATGGTTGGTACGATACTAATAAGGAAAATGCAGCCTTTAGTAAAAATGCCGTTTTGGTTACTTCCCAGCAAAAACTTAGAGGTGATAGTTTGTTTTATGATCGCACTCTAAAGTATGGTAGAGCATTTAGAAACGTTACAATGGTTGACACCTCTCAAAAGTCAATAATTTACGGCGATTACGTTGAATACAGAGAATTAAAATCGGAGGCACTCGTTACTAAGAAGGCTATATATGCTAGAATACTTGAAGAGGATACAGTTTTTATTGCCGCAGATACTTTATACCACAGAGATATTGATTCAGTAAACAATTTTTTAAATGCATTTCATCATGTAAAGATTTTTAAAAAAAATCTTCAAGCTATTTGCGATTCAGCCACAATGAATACGCAGGATTCGCTAATGCAATTGTTTAACACACCTGTTCTTTGGAGCACGAATGCTCAGGCCACTTCTAAAATAATTAAAGTGGATATTGGTAAAAACAAGATTAAAGGATTTCATCTGGAGGGAAAAGCATTTTTAATACAACAGGTAGATAGCCTTCATAATAAAGACAAGTATAATCAACTCGCGGGTAAAACCATTGATGGCATAATAACTGAAGACTCCATTCGAAGGGTAATAGTTAGCGGTAGTGCCGAAATTATGTATTACCCAAAAAACGAATCTAAACTTATTGGACTCAATAAAACAGGTTGTACAGAGATTTACATGTGGTTAAAAAAAGGTGAGATGGACCGTGTAGCTATGAAACCTAAAACTGAAGGGAACATTGATCCAGTTAAGGATGTAGATATTGAAAATGCAAAACTTAAAGGATTCAATTGGCAGTATTCAAAACGTCCGCTTTCAAGGTTCGAACTGCATTCAAAACCAAAAGAAGGGCTGAAAAATTAA